ACAAGAGCAATTATCATCTGCAACCCAGGAAATCCTACAGGATATCTGTATACTCGTGAAGAGCTTCAAAAGCTTGCAGAAATTGCTTTAAAATATGATATTGTTATTATTTCTGATGAAGTATACAGAGAATATGTATATGACGGAAAACAGCAGATTTCAATGCTTGATTTCCCGGAATTAAGCGAAAACTGTATCATCATTGATTCCGAATCAAAACGTTACTCTATGTGTGGAGTAAGAATCGGCTGCATGGTGACCCGTTCTCAAAAAATACGTAATGCAGCAATGCTTTTTGCACAGGCAAGATTAAGCCCTGTTCTTCTTGGACAGATTGCAGCTACAGCAGCACACCAGAATGACGGACCTTATATCAGAGCGGTAAGAGAAGAATATACCCACAGAAGAAATATATTGGTAGACCTTCTAAATGCGATCCCGGGTGTAATTTGCCCTAAGCCTAGAGGAGCTTTCTACTGCGTAGCTGAACTTCCTGTAGATGACACTGAAAAGTTTGCACAGTGGCTGCTTGAAACATACTCTCTAAATAACGAAACCATCATGGTAGCTCCTGCAGGAGGATTCTACAGTGACCCGGAATTAGGAAAAAAACAGGTAAGAATTGCTTACGTTCTGAAAGAAGACGATTTAAAAAGAAGTGTTGAAATTCTGAAAGAAGCTTTAAAAAAGTACAGAGCAGATTTTAACCTGTAAAATTATATCATAATGCCGACAACAAAAAATATACATCTGAAAATTCTGTTTTCGATCTTTTTGCTGTCGGTATTTTTTTCTTGTGACTCCAAGAAACAGAAACAAACTGTTCTTCACAAGAATCCGGATGAAATCACATTTATCAGCGTATCACATATCGGAGGTACACTTGGTGAATACAGGATCATCAAAGTCAAAAAAGACTCCATCTTTACAGAAATAGGTGCAACGGCCAACCATACTCACAAAGAATGGGCATCATCTGTCAATACAGATACCTGGAAACAATTGACGTCCTATATCAACAGTAAAGATCTTGATTATATAAAGAGTTCTCCGAGCCAGCAATCAGTAGACGGAATAGATGAAACTTTTCAGATCCGCACCCCGAAAAAGTCACATATCTATGTTAACTCTTTTGCAGACACAATACATTATAAGCAATTGCAAAAGCTTAAAGAACATCTAGACCTAATTCTTCCAAAAGAATACCAATAAAATATGCAAGAAAATTTTTCCTTAAAGCCTTACAATACATTCGGTGTTGATGCCAAAGCAAAATACTTTATTGAAGTCAGCAATACTGACGAACTAAAAGAGGCTCTTACTTTTTCAAAAAACCATGGTCTTCCTCTACTACTTTTAGGAGGTGGAAGTAATATTCTGCTGACAAAAGATTTTGAGGGCCTTGCCATTAAGCTTAATTTAAAAGGGATTTCTGAGGAAAACATCAGTAACCATGAAGTTCTTGTTACTGCAAAAGCAGGCGAAAACTGGCATGAATTCGTGAAATACTGCCTACAGAAAGACTATGGCGGACTGGAAAACCTTTCTTTAATTCCCGGAAATGTAGGAACCTCTCCCATGCAGAACATTGGAGCTTACGGCACCGAGATCAAGGATATTTTTGTAAACTGTCTTGTTCTGAACTTAAAGACTCTTGAACTAGAAACATTTAACCTTGAAGAATGTAAGTTCGGCTACAGAGATTCTATTTTCAAGCAGGAAGGAAAAGGAAAATATGTAATCCTGGAGGTCACTTTTAAACTGACTACAAAGGATCACCACATCAAAACCGAATACGGAGCTATTAAAAACGAACTGGAGCATCTTAAAATTAATACCCCAAGCATTCAGGATGTTTCAAATGCAGTGATCAACATCAGACAAAGCAAACTGCCGGACCCTAAGGAAATAGGAAATGCCGGAAGCTTTTTCAAAAACCCTACTATTCCATTAGCTCAGTTCCAGGATTTAAAACAGAACTTTGAAAATATACAGGGATATCCTAATGGAGATGTGGTAAAAGTTCCTGCAGGATGGCTGATTGAGCAATGCGGATGGAAAGGAAAGCAGATTGGTAACGTCGCTTCTCATCGACTTCAGTCTCTGGTCATCATCAATGCGACAGGAAATGCAACGGGAAAAGAAATTTTTGATTTTTCCACAGACATCATTAATTCTGTCAAAGAAAAGTTCGGAATAGAACTTGAAAGAGAGGTCAATATTATTTAAAATACATAAAAGACGGTTACATTTCAGTAATCGTCTTTTTTTATCACACATCTTAAAAACTACTCTATTTCAACAAAAAGCGATATTTTAGCATAAAATACTTTTAAAAAACACCATCGTATGAAAATAGCTATTCTCGGAGCCGGAAATATGGGACTTTCCTTTTCAAAATCATTTTTGAAATATGAGCTTATTAAACCTGAGAACCTTCATCTTATTATCAGAAGCTCTTCAAAAATTTCCAAAATAGCGGAAGAATTTCCAAAATCTAAAGTATCTACCTTTGATGAAGTTAAAGAGTTGGATAGCGATCTGATCATTATTGCTGTAAAACCCCAGGATTTCCAGACGGCAGCTCAAAACTTTCAATTTACTTTAAAGGAAAATCAGATGGTTCTCTCTATTATGGCAGGAATCAATATTAAGAAAATTCAAAAATCATTAAACCACTCACTCGTTGTTAGAGCCATGCCTAACTCTCCTACGCTTCTGGGAATGGGAATCACAGGATATACCGCAGCTGATGGAATTTCTTTCAGTCAGCTGATCAATATAGAAAGATTACTGAACAGCACCGGAAGATCGGTTTATATGGAAAATGAAGACCTTTTGGATGGGGTAACTGCCCTTTCAGGAAGTGGGCCCGCCTATTTCTACTACATCATTGACGCAATGATTAAAGCGGGTGTTGAGATGGGAATTGAAGAAAATCTTTCTAAACTTTTTGTAAAACAGACCATGCTGGGCGCTTATCATCTTATCAATAATTCTGAAAAAAACCTTGAAGAGTTAATTAAAGACGTAGCTTCTAAAGGCGGGACTACAGAAGCGGCTTTAAAAACATTTGAAGAAAACAATTTCAAAGAAATTCTGAAACAGGGAATTCTGAATGCTGAAAAGCGTGCGAAAGAACTTAATCAGTAAATCTTTTTTCAGTGTATCTGAAAAGTATCCAGCCTAAGTACACTCCAAAAGTGTTCAGAATAATATCATCCAATTCAAACACTCCCATTCTCGTAAAATACTGGAGTGCTTCAATAATGACAATTGCCGAAACAAAATTAAATATCAGCGGCTGCAACTTTTTAAGCTCTGGAAAAAGCCATCCCAAAAAACCAAAAGGCACGAACATAATAATATTTCCAAAAGTAATCATGACCGCATATCGCCAATTAATATTATTCTGAATAAATTTTATCGTTGAAAACACAGGTTCTATTCTGACCAGATGATCTCTATACTGAAATCTGCCCATCCCCAAAAGCATCAGGTAAAGCAAAAACAGACCATAGGGCACAATAATGATTTTATATATTTTCTTTAACATCGGTTGCTAATATATTCATTTCAAAAACATTAAATTTGTGTATTAAAATAAATTAATGAAATACGTTCTACTTACACTTATTTCAGCAATACTGCTGTCGGTTTCATGGCCAACTTATGGGGTTCCGTTTTTTATATTTTTTGCGCTTGTTCCGCTTTTAATGATGGAACACGGCATTTCAAAATTTTCAGATTATAAAAAGAAAGGATGGGTTATTTTCGGACTTTCTTATCTCTGTTTTATCATCTGGAATGTAGTGACTACAGGATGGCTGTATGGGTCAAAAAATCCAGACGGAAGTCATTCTATGATGGCCGTTGTATTTCCAGTACTGGTTAATTCTCTTTTATACTCGTTGGTATTCCAATGCTATCACTGGTACAAAAATGCGCAGGGAACTTATTGGGGACTGGGGTTCTTTATAGCCCTATGGATGAGTTTTGAAAAATTCCATTTGGGATGGGAGCTTACATGGCCGTGGCTGAATTTAGGGAATGCATTTTCTGAATATCCAAAATTGATTCAATGGTATGATACTCTGGGAGCAACGGGTGGAAGCTTTTGGATTCTTCTGATCAATATCCTGATTTTTTATACCATAAGAACCTGGGAAGCCGGAAGAAAGAAAAAAGATCTGATCAAAAACACTTCTATAGTAGCAGCTTTAATTGTTTTTCCAATGATTATTTCTGTTATCAAGTATAACAATTTTGATGAAAAACCTTCCGGACAGGTCAATGTCCTAATGCTGCAGCCGGATCTTGATCCTTATGCGGAAAAGTATTCCAAAGACAGCTTAACGATTGAACAGGATTTATTAGCTCTTGCCGAGAAAAATTCAACAGTAAAAATTGATTATTATATCGCTCCGGAAACCGCTCTACCCGGCAGAGGCTCTATTTCCGAAACCGGTTTTGAAAAGAGTTTACTTTTAAACAATATTAAAGGGTTTTTATCCAGACATCCGGGTTCAGTTTTTGCAACAGGAATTTCATCGCACCGCTTTTATTTTGATGCGGCAAAAGCACCTGCAGAAGCTTACCAAATCAATAACGGAGTTTGGGTTACCAGCTACAATACAGCTATTCAGCTGGCCTCTGACCAGAAGGTTCAGGTATATCATAAAGGGAAACTTGTGCCAGGCGTTGAGATATTCCCTTATATGACGGTTTTAAAGCCCGTTTTAGGAGATGCAATGCTCAATTTGGGAGGGACAGTTGCATCTTTAAGTATAGACAAAGAGAGAATGGCTTTCTCAAATCCTTACAACAAAGGAAAAATGGCTCCTATTATCTGTTATGAAAGTATCTACGGTGAATTTGTCACAGACTATGTGAAAAAAGGCGCTAATTTCCTTGGAATCATGACAAACGATTCCTGGTGGGGTGTTTCCGAAGGTCACAAACAGCTTTTATCATATGCAAGACTTAGAGCCATTGAAACCAGGAGAGAAATTGCGCGCGCTGCCAACAGTGGTATATCTGCCCATATCAACGCTAAAGGGGAAGTTACAGCTGATACATTTTATGGAGATCAGACTGCATTATTTGCAAAGGTAAATCTTTACGACACGATGACATTCTATACCAGAGCAGGTGATCTTCTTTCAAGGTTTTCAATATTTGCATTGGGCTTTTTACTATTTTATTTTTTGATTGAATGGTTCAAGAGAAAGACCAATAAGGCATAACTTAGAAGTAAATAAAACTGGACAAGTCACAAAAATTCAGATCATTTACAGATAACAAAGAGTCTTAATATTTTAGAATAACAAAAAGAAAAGCCAGCTGGACGTCTGGCTTTTCTAAAGATAGAATGATTCAGTTACTTTACAGTAAGTTTTCTAGTGGTTATTTCGTTTTTTATCTTCAGTTTTAATAGATAAACTCCTTTTGGAAGATGAGAAACATCTACTGCCTGATCTCCATTTAATATCACATTCAGCTTTTTCCCATCCATTGAATACATTTCTGCTTCTGAAACATTTTCACCCTTAATATATACTTTATCGGAGGCAGGATTAGGGTAAATCATAAGATCCGTTTTTACTTTATTTTCTCTGATTCCTAATGTACTTTCTGTAGAAGCATCAGAATATGCCTTTGAAGCATCAATTGCTTTCACACTCCAATACACATTCTGAACTGCGGGATCTAAATCCAGAAACCATGAGGGCGTTGTCACTATATATTTGGCTACATCCTGTGCTCCCTGTGTAGTCCCAACTTTAATTTCATAGCGCAAAGCGTTTACCGGTGTTTTGTCATCAGATGCACCACTCCATGAAAAATTAAAGCGATTTCCATTTTTGGTCACATTCAGATTGGTAGGCGCTGTAGGTTTTAAATTGGTATCCGCAGCATTATTGGTAAACACTTTTGTCAGCGACGGCAGATCCGCTCCAGCCCAATCAAATCCGCTCAGTAAAACATCCAGATGGTGATCATTATTAAAATCAAACAGATGCACAAGTCCGGGACCTCCCAAATTAGCCAAGCCTGTTAATGATCCTTCTATAAATTTATGATTGGCAACATCATACATATAAGTCTTTACTACAGCATCATAGTTTTCATTCCCTGAAATGATAAAATCATAATACCCGTCATTATTTAAATCACCAATACTTACAGATGCATCAGAAATATCTGCTGCAGCAATGGGCTGAGGAGTCAGAACACCTGTTCCATCGTTCATTAAAACAGCAAAATATCCATCATCATTTCCATCTTTACCAATGATAACAATATCCTGAAAACCATCAGCATTAAAATCAGCAAAGTCTATTTTACCCACAGCCACAGGATCAAGATCCTGAGTATGAACCAATACTCCAGCCTGATTCATATAAACCTTAGACACAGGATTACCATTCATATCTGATCCTATGATCACTAGATCTAAAAGATGATCGTTATTAAGGTCTACCATTTTAAAGCTTCCATTTTGAGTTCCATCAACCCAATTCCCTGTCATATCAAAGTCAGATCCCGTATTTTTATAATAATCTAATGTATTTCTAAAACCGATGCCGTCAATATACTGAGTCCCATTAAGTGCATAATCTGATTTTCCATCATGATTAAAATCAAAAACCTCCATTGAACCGTAGATTTTACCACGAAGATCAGCTTCTTTCACAAAACCTGTTCCCGTATTTTTAAATCGGTATTGTTTATAATTCACAACATCAATGTAACTCAAACCGGTAGAAATAATATCCATCAGTCCATCATTATTAAAATCAATGAATTTTATATCTCCCAAATGCGTCACATCGTTTCCCAAATTTGCATAGGGCAATAATGTAGTCCCATTATTCTGATATAC
This genomic window from Chryseobacterium sp. MEBOG06 contains:
- a CDS encoding pyridoxal phosphate-dependent aminotransferase; this translates as MPNISNRALHMPPSPVRKLVPFALQAKQKGIKVYHLNIGQPDIETPETALNALKNIDLKVLEYALSEGNIEYRKALTEYYHSLGFSDLTPDNFMVTNGGSEALNFAISTLCDEGDEVIIPEPYYANYNGFTSTFDVNVVAVHSTIDTGFALPPIEEFEKKITEKTRAIIICNPGNPTGYLYTREELQKLAEIALKYDIVIISDEVYREYVYDGKQQISMLDFPELSENCIIIDSESKRYSMCGVRIGCMVTRSQKIRNAAMLFAQARLSPVLLGQIAATAAHQNDGPYIRAVREEYTHRRNILVDLLNAIPGVICPKPRGAFYCVAELPVDDTEKFAQWLLETYSLNNETIMVAPAGGFYSDPELGKKQVRIAYVLKEDDLKRSVEILKEALKKYRADFNL
- the murB gene encoding UDP-N-acetylmuramate dehydrogenase; translated protein: MQENFSLKPYNTFGVDAKAKYFIEVSNTDELKEALTFSKNHGLPLLLLGGGSNILLTKDFEGLAIKLNLKGISEENISNHEVLVTAKAGENWHEFVKYCLQKDYGGLENLSLIPGNVGTSPMQNIGAYGTEIKDIFVNCLVLNLKTLELETFNLEECKFGYRDSIFKQEGKGKYVILEVTFKLTTKDHHIKTEYGAIKNELEHLKINTPSIQDVSNAVINIRQSKLPDPKEIGNAGSFFKNPTIPLAQFQDLKQNFENIQGYPNGDVVKVPAGWLIEQCGWKGKQIGNVASHRLQSLVIINATGNATGKEIFDFSTDIINSVKEKFGIELEREVNII
- the proC gene encoding pyrroline-5-carboxylate reductase, with the translated sequence MKIAILGAGNMGLSFSKSFLKYELIKPENLHLIIRSSSKISKIAEEFPKSKVSTFDEVKELDSDLIIIAVKPQDFQTAAQNFQFTLKENQMVLSIMAGINIKKIQKSLNHSLVVRAMPNSPTLLGMGITGYTAADGISFSQLINIERLLNSTGRSVYMENEDLLDGVTALSGSGPAYFYYIIDAMIKAGVEMGIEENLSKLFVKQTMLGAYHLINNSEKNLEELIKDVASKGGTTEAALKTFEENNFKEILKQGILNAEKRAKELNQ
- a CDS encoding VanZ family protein; amino-acid sequence: MLKKIYKIIIVPYGLFLLYLMLLGMGRFQYRDHLVRIEPVFSTIKFIQNNINWRYAVMITFGNIIMFVPFGFLGWLFPELKKLQPLIFNFVSAIVIIEALQYFTRMGVFELDDIILNTFGVYLGWILFRYTEKRFTD
- the lnt gene encoding apolipoprotein N-acyltransferase, with translation MKYVLLTLISAILLSVSWPTYGVPFFIFFALVPLLMMEHGISKFSDYKKKGWVIFGLSYLCFIIWNVVTTGWLYGSKNPDGSHSMMAVVFPVLVNSLLYSLVFQCYHWYKNAQGTYWGLGFFIALWMSFEKFHLGWELTWPWLNLGNAFSEYPKLIQWYDTLGATGGSFWILLINILIFYTIRTWEAGRKKKDLIKNTSIVAALIVFPMIISVIKYNNFDEKPSGQVNVLMLQPDLDPYAEKYSKDSLTIEQDLLALAEKNSTVKIDYYIAPETALPGRGSISETGFEKSLLLNNIKGFLSRHPGSVFATGISSHRFYFDAAKAPAEAYQINNGVWVTSYNTAIQLASDQKVQVYHKGKLVPGVEIFPYMTVLKPVLGDAMLNLGGTVASLSIDKERMAFSNPYNKGKMAPIICYESIYGEFVTDYVKKGANFLGIMTNDSWWGVSEGHKQLLSYARLRAIETRREIARAANSGISAHINAKGEVTADTFYGDQTALFAKVNLYDTMTFYTRAGDLLSRFSIFALGFLLFYFLIEWFKRKTNKA
- a CDS encoding T9SS type A sorting domain-containing protein — encoded protein: MRKIYILLSMIPVALAAQNFTEIQTGMNNFYYSAADIADMDNNGTLDIVMNGAIDSDGDGNVDSTFNEVYQNNGTTLLPYANLGNDVTHLGDIKFIDFNNDGLMDIISTGLSYIDVVNYKQYRFKNTGTGFVKEADLRGKIYGSMEVFDFNHDGKSDYALNGTQYIDGIGFRNTLDYYKNTGSDFDMTGNWVDGTQNGSFKMVDLNNDHLLDLVIIGSDMNGNPVSKVYMNQAGVLVHTQDLDPVAVGKIDFADFNADGFQDIVIIGKDGNDDGYFAVLMNDGTGVLTPQPIAAADISDASVSIGDLNNDGYYDFIISGNENYDAVVKTYMYDVANHKFIEGSLTGLANLGGPGLVHLFDFNNDHHLDVLLSGFDWAGADLPSLTKVFTNNAADTNLKPTAPTNLNVTKNGNRFNFSWSGASDDKTPVNALRYEIKVGTTQGAQDVAKYIVTTPSWFLDLDPAVQNVYWSVKAIDASKAYSDASTESTLGIRENKVKTDLMIYPNPASDKVYIKGENVSEAEMYSMDGKKLNVILNGDQAVDVSHLPKGVYLLKLKIKNEITTRKLTVK